The Clarias gariepinus isolate MV-2021 ecotype Netherlands chromosome 7, CGAR_prim_01v2, whole genome shotgun sequence genome includes a window with the following:
- the shkbp1 gene encoding SH3KBP1-binding protein 1, whose product MARAAGDIIHLNVGGKRFSTSKQTLTWVPDSFFSSLLSGRISTLKDETGAIFIDRDPSLFAPILNFLRTKELHPRSTDVNLLMHEAEFYGITPLVRKLQLCDELDRSSCGTVLFNGYLPPPVYPVKRRNRHSVAGSQFMTGRSVPLERATVRRSNTMPPNLGNSGMLAKAATEEKISGPGSDPGMVRIICGHHNWIAVAYAQFVVCYRVKESTGWQQVFSSPKLDWIIDRVALNAKVMGGSLADNDKMVAVASGTEIILWTVCPDGNGNEIGVFSLSVPVEALFFVGNQLIATSHTGKVGVWNAVTKHWQNQDVVPINSYDTAGSFLILGCNNGSIYYIDVQKFPLRMKDNDLLVTELYRDPSEDAITALSVYLTPKTSDSGNWIEIAYGTSSGAVRVIVQHPETVGSGPQLFQTFSVHRSPVTKIMLSEKHLISVCADNNHVRTWTVTRFRGMISTQPGSTPLSSFKILSLDDIDGHAGCSAGTEIGPYGERDEQQVFIQRVVPDTDKLYVRLSSNGKRVCEVRSVDGTSITAFVVHECEGSSRIGSRPRRFLFSGHANGSIQMWDLTTGMEIAAKVDIKALGGPTEEELLELLDQCDLALTRTPEMSPATSLTQSSRNSTCSLQSQSSENARAGAPGIRGVNLPRPQQAFLRSRDIPSHLGLSMSSLSSSVSERERERQQDRERDRDGMFAPRRGSFVERCQERAKISDIAGTEARLGLRPHLSSSASRRPAPSVPSHASSSLSPIRSQTPTSPRRGPTLPVGDTSPPDASSKQESPSSPPPTSPKPHMNETSF is encoded by the exons ATGGCACGAGCGGCTGGagatattattcatttaaacgTCGGAGGAAAGAG GTTCAGTACCTCCAAGCAGACTTTGACATGGGTACCTGACTCCTTTTTCTCAAG ccTTTTGAGTGGCCGGATATCCACCTTAAAGGATGAAACCGGAGCG ATTTTCATTGATCGTGATCCTTCACTTTTTGCTCCTATTCTAAATTTTCTGCGCACCAAAGAACTGCATCCCAG GTCTACAGATGTAAATTTACTGATGCATGAAGCTGAGTTCTATGGAATCACACCATTAG taCGTAAACTGCAGTTGTGTGATGAACTAGATCGCTCATCATGTGGCACAGTGCTGTTTAATGGCTATCTGCCTCCTCCAG TGTATCCTGTGAAGCGTAGGAACAGACACAGCGTTGCCGGCTCTCAGTTCATGACTGGCCGATCTGTCCCTCTCGAGAGAGCCACAGTCCGGCGCAGCAACACAATGCCACCCAACCTGGGCAATTCAGGCATGCTGGCAAAAGCTGCTACAGAAGAGAAAATATCAg gtccgGGCTCAGATCCAGGAATGGTTCGAATCATATGCGGGCATCACAACTGGATTGCTGTGGCTTACGCACAGTTTGTAGTTTGTTACAG gGTTAAAGAGTCCACTGGGTGGCAGCAAGTTTTTTCAAGTCCCAAACTAGACTGGATCATCGATCGAGTTGCACTCAATGCTAAAGTCATGGGCGGATCACTAGCAGACAATGACAAGATGGTCGCGGTGGCATCTGGAACAGAGATCATATTGTGGACTGTCTGTCCCGATGGAAACGGAAACGAGATtg gTGTCTTTAGCTTAAGTGTGCCCGTTGAGGCTCTGTTCTTCGTGGGGAATCAGCTCATTGCTACGAGCCACACAGGGAAAGTGGGTGTGTGGAATGCTGTAACAAAACACTGGCAG AATCAGGATGTGGTTCCCATAAACAGTTATGACACAGCAGGGTCCTTCCTCATCCTCGGCTGTAATAATGGATCCATCTACTACATTG ATGTACAGAAGTTTCCATTAAGGATGAAGGATAATGATTTGCTGGTGACGGAGTTGTACCGAGATCCCAGCGAAGATGCAATTACAGCACTTAGTGTCTATCTTACACCTAAAACAA GTGacagtggaaactggattgagaTTGCCTATGGCACGAGCTCAGGAGCAGTGCGTGTGATTGTTCAGCATCCTGAGACAGTAGGCTCAGGGCCACAGCTTTTTCAGACATTCAGTGTTCATCGGAGTCCTGTTACTAAAATAATGCTGTCAGAGAAACACCTCATTTCAG tgtgtgcagATAATAACCATGTGCGTACCTGGACTGTAACACGGTTCAGAGGAATGATTTCCACCCAGCCAGGCTCCACCCCTCTCAGCTCATTTAAAATCCTCTCACTGGATGATATCGATGGACATGCAGGCTGCAGTGCTGGCACTGAGATTG GTCCATATGGGGAAAGAGATGAGCAGCAAGTGTTTATTCAGCGTGTCGTTCCTGACACTGATAAACTCTATGTACGATTGTCTTCCAATGGCAAAAG GGTGTGTGAGGTGCGCTCTGTGGACGGGACTTCCATCACAGCTTTTGTGGTTCACGAGTGTGAGGGGTCAAGCCGCATCGGGTCACGGCCACGCCGCTTCCTGTTCAGTGGACATGCCAATGGCAGCATTCAGATGTGGGACCTGACAACAGGCATGGAGATTGCAGCCAAGGTGGACATAAAAG caCTAGGAGGCCCTACTGAGGAAGAGCTGTTGGAGTTGTTGGACCAGTGTGACTTGGCACTGACCAGAACACCAGAAATGAGTCCTGCTACATCACTCACACAATCGTCTCGCAACTCTACTTGCAG TCTGCAGTCCCAGTCAAGTGAGAATGCTCGCGCTGGTGCGCCTGGCATTCGTGGTGTCAATCTTCCACGACCTCAGCAAGCATTTCTAAGATCGCGTGATATTCCTAGTCATCTTGGCCTCAGCATGAGCTCTCTGAGCAGCAGCGtaagtgagcgagagagagagcgacaacaggacagagagagagaccgagatGGCATGTTTGCCCCTCGGAGAGGCAGTTTTGTAGAACGATGTCAGGAACGAGCCAAAATCTCAGACATTGCAGGAACAGAAGCTCGTCTCGGCCTCAGACCACATTTATCATCATCGGCATCCAGACGCCCTGCCCCCTCTGTCCCAAGCCATGCCTCATCAAGTTTGAGCCCAATTAGATCACAGACCCCCACATCTCCAAGGCGAGGACCCACGTTGCCTGTAGGTGACACCTCACCCCCTGATGCAAGTTCTAAACAGGAAAGCCCATCTTCTCCACCACCCACCAGTCCAAAACCACATATGAATGAGACCAGCTTCTAA
- the LOC128527391 gene encoding protein diaphanous homolog 1-like yields the protein MPPKHKRQRKNRDRKLDRISGIAEVASPDVFLGGAITISSELAEWIQDSEEQGQRELLQSWEGCKLAEPADWLGDSEEQRETDARQSWEGCRLAIRRTPFRGEAAEGNKFPRSDEEVRAREVGYIGGGREQEPEEERGKKEDGTRELLKFWAEVNGERIRGLQEQVEQLQHLLIRLHESQATGSEPPPSRPLPKTEDDVLPPPPPLFLVEDAFPPPPPPLLGVEDDAALLNSDDDAFPPPPQRESGETRSSLESIVPPPPPGFEDVAPAPQQPCVAHVAPAPQPGGEDGMLLPPPPGFEDAAPAPPPPPSSAHAAPAPPSPRKLGGNCGRKLEKCRKPTKHRENNAHTDPRNCGGQWYRLYLFPFL from the exons ATGCCACCCAAACACAAACGCCAAAGGAAGAATcgtgacagaaagctagaccgtataagtggcatagcggaggtcgcttccccagatgtttttttggggggcgctattaccatctcgtccgagctggcggaatggatacaggacagcgaggagcaaggaCAGAGGGAGCTGTTGCAGAGCTGGGAGGGCTGCAAGCTCGCcgaaccggcggactggctgggagacagcgaggagcagcgAGAGACAGACGCGCGGcaaagctgggaaggctgcaggctcgccatcCGGCGGACGCCGTTTAGAGGTGAGGCAGCTGAGGGAAACAAGTTCCCACGCTCCGACGAGGAAGTACGGGCCAGGGAGGTCGGGTACATCGGAGGCGGACGGGAACAAGAGCCCGAGGAGGAGCGAGGTAAAAAGGAGGATGGGACCCGGGAACTGCTCAAGTTCTGGGCAGAGGTGAATGGGGAGCGCATTCGGGGCCTGCAGGAGCAGGTGGAACAGCTCCAACACCTGCTCATCCGACTCCACGAGAGCCAAGCAACAGGCTCTGAGCCTCCTCCTTCTCGGCCTCTGCCCAAAACAGAGGACGACGTGCTTCCGCCACCTCCGCCTCTCTTCCTCGTTGAGGACGCgtttcctccacctccaccGCCGCTGCTCGGCGTAGAGGATGACGCAGCGCTGCTGAACAGCGACGACGACGCGTTTCCTCCTCCACCGCAGCGTGAAAGTGGGGAGACAAGGAGCAGCCTGGAGAGCATCGTCcctcctccgcctcccggctttgaggacgtcgccCCCGCTCCACAGCAGCCCTGTGTAGcgcacgtcgctccagctcctcagcccgGCGGCGAGGACGGCATgcttcttcctccgcctcccggctttgaggacgccgctccagctccgccgccgccgcccagctcagcgcacgccgctccagctccgccgtcGCCCAGGAAACTGGGCggaaactgtgggaggaaactggagaaatgtaggaaacccaccaagcatagggagaacaacgcgcacacagacccaag gaactgtggaggccagtggtaccgattgtatttattcccatttttatga